TGGCCCTCGCGTGCCTCGAGCAGGTGGGCCTCCTCGGGCGTGAGGCGGCCCACCGTCACGCGCTCCATGCTGTACACGACGCGGATCGCGTACTCGCTCAGCAGCACCTCGTACAGGGCGAGCCGCGAGAAGTCGTGGTCCTCCACGCCGGGACACAGCGTGCGGTTGACGTAGGAGTCGTCGATGATGAGCGGCTCCGCGTCCGCCAGGCGCACGCGCCGCAGGTGGAACAGGGACGTCCCCTCGCGAACCTCGAGCCTCTCGCCCAGCGCCTCGTCCGCGAGGACGACCTGGGCGCACACGACGCGAGACGAGGGCTCGCGGCCGGCCTGCCTCACGGCCTCGCTGAAGTCGAAGGTGCGCCCCATCACGTTGATGGGGCGCATGCGGGCGACGTAGGTGCCCGAGCCGGGCCTGCTCTCGAGGACGTGGCGGGAGCGAAGCTGCGCGATGCCCCCGCGAAGCGCCGTGCGGGATACCCCGATCTTCTCGCACAGCTCGCGCTCGGCGGGAAGCCGGTCGCCGGGCTCGAGCCCGTGGCTCTCGAGGTAGTGCCTGAGGCCCTCCACCGCCTTGTCGCGCGCGGGGGCGCAGGAGAGCTCGCGTGGGTTCACCTGCCGCGCTCCCCGTGCCGTCCCATGGCCTCGAAGGCCTCGTGCAGGGCGTCCGCCTCTGCGCGAATGCGGCGGTAGGCGTCGGAGCTCTTGCTTGTCCTGGATGCGATGAAGGGCAGCTGGAGCAGGGCCCCCTCGGCTCCTCGCACCCTCACGGCCACGCCGAGGGAAAAGCACGTCTCGGCGCGCCGGGCCGCGTTTCGGCGCGAGGCGCGCATGGGGTTCGCCACGAAGGACGCAAACGAGTCCGCGCCCGGTTGCGCCTCGTCCGGAGCCTGCGTGCCGTCGTCCTCGACCACCTGGCTCGCGAGGACGTCTGCGTAGGAGAAGATGCGCGGCTCCGAGGCGGGCATGCGGACGGCCCACGCGAGGTGCACCTCGTCCTGGTAGACCGTGGGAGCGGCAGAGAGGGGCATGGCCTGGTAGAGGACGCTCGTGACCTCGAAGCCCTCCTTTGAGAGCAGCTCCCTCGTCTTGTCCTTGCCAAAAAGCGCCATGGCGGCCTCCTCTTTCACCACGAGCAGCACGGGTCGCCTCCCCCGATCGGCGAGGGACTCCCGTCATTGTAGAGGAGCCGCGTCCTGGCCGCGAAGGGCGCGGCCCTGCCAAGAAAACCTCCACCGCACCTGCTGCGGCGCCCGGGGTCGCGCCGTGCGGCCCACACCCGGACACGAGCCGCGAGCCGCTTCCGACAGGAGCTGGCTACGCCGGAAACAGCACGGTGACGCTCGTGCCCTTGCCCAGCTCGCTCTCGAGCTTGATCTGGGCCGCATGGTAGGCGGCGGCGTGCTTGACGATGGCCAGGCCCAGCCCCGTGCCGCCCGTGTCCCGGCTGCGCCCCTTGTCCACGCGGTAGAAGCGCTCGAAGACCTTGCCCTGGTCCTCCTTTGGAATCCCGATGCCGGTGTCCGTCACGCGGATGCAGGGCCGGCCGTCCTGGGGGACCACCCAGACGTAGACCCTGCCGCCGGCCGGGTTGTAGCGAATCGCGTTCTCCACGAGGTTGCTCACGAGCTCGTCGAGCAGCCGGGCGTTGCCCATGACCGGGCTCGCGACCCCCTCGACGCTCACCTCCACGCCTGCGCGCCGCGCGCTCTCGCCCAGGCGCTCGACCACGTCCGAGGCGACGGACCTGAGGTCCACGCGCTCGGCCGGGCCAAAGATCTCCCGGTCGCCCGCGCGCTCGGACTCGTCGAGCTTGGAAAGCATGAGGATGTCGCTCACGAGCGCCGAGAGGCGCTGGGCGTCGTCGTAGATGCGCCCGGCGAAGTCGCGCACGT
This is a stretch of genomic DNA from Thermophilibacter immobilis. It encodes these proteins:
- a CDS encoding GntR family transcriptional regulator; the encoded protein is MNPRELSCAPARDKAVEGLRHYLESHGLEPGDRLPAERELCEKIGVSRTALRGGIAQLRSRHVLESRPGSGTYVARMRPINVMGRTFDFSEAVRQAGREPSSRVVCAQVVLADEALGERLEVREGTSLFHLRRVRLADAEPLIIDDSYVNRTLCPGVEDHDFSRLALYEVLLSEYAIRVVYSMERVTVGRLTPEEAHLLEAREGQAALVLDGTERSTADDVVEYLHSVTLPGRYRIASVTSL